From Trichoplusia ni isolate ovarian cell line Hi5 chromosome 11, tn1, whole genome shotgun sequence, the proteins below share one genomic window:
- the LOC113498834 gene encoding uncharacterized protein LOC113498834 isoform X2, with amino-acid sequence MADILIRRRGSMKAKLTNFSKYLSVLESNDELSDLQVLDLESRLSKFEKLYGEFDTLQTEIELLSDNPDDAHADRFKFEEMYHNLIATARKVITTEQGQRRQEQTSAGSVSGSEVTGGTRNLQPIMGQLPSSRSNLEFPFLNSSVDYAGPILIADRKGRGCKLVKSYICIFVCLAIKAVHLELVTDLTKEAYVAALKRFIARRGKPRSILSDNGTTFVGSDNQLRAFLQNSNLSYDVAQEGIEFNFVPAYSPHFNGVAEAAVRSTKHHLKRLLTLTHFTYEEMATCLTQIEAILNSRPLTPCSPDPLDFCALTPSHFLIGRSLTSVPHPQMTDSENISRLERFQRVEYIKQHFWKRFNTEYIYLLQQKTKWSTTTGDIKVGSLVLVKDKALPPLCWLLGRVVQTYPGSDGVARVAELKTKKGTLRRAFNNICPLPLS; translated from the exons ATGGCTGATATACTCATAAGAAGGCGTGGTTCGATGAAGGCGAAGCTCACTAATTTCAGTAAATATCTCAGTGTTCTCGAAAGTAATGATGAGTTGTCTGACTTGCAAGTGCTTGACCTTGAAAGTCGACTTAGCAAATTTGAAAAACTATATGGTGAATTCGATACATTGCAGACCGAGATTGAGCTGTTATCCGATAATCCAGACGACGCTCATGCTGATCGCTTCAAATTTGAAGAAATGTACCATAACTTGATTGCCACGGCGCGGAAAGtcatcactactgagcaggggcAACGACGGCAGGAGCAGACTTCTGCAGGTTCCGTATCAGGCTCCGAGGTGACAGGTGGGACGAGAAATT TACAGCCAATAATGGGTCAACTTCCAAGTTCACGAAGTAATCTTGAATTTCCATTCTTAAATTCAAGTGTTGACTATGCCGGGCCAATACTGATAGCTGACCGGAAGGGAAGGGGATGCAAACTTGTAAAGTCTTACATATGTATCTTTGTCTGCCTAGCCATTAAGGCTGTTCACCTGGAGCTTGTCACGGACCTTACCAAGGAGGCATACGTGGCCGCCTTAAAAAGATTCATTGCGCGCCGTGGCAAGCCTCGCAGCATTTTGTCTGATAACGGAACAACCTTTGTCGGTTCTGATAACCAACTTCGTGCTTTCTTGCAGAATTCAAACCTTTCCTATGACGTCGCGCAAGAAGGAATTGAATTCAACTTTGTGCCGGCCTACTCTCCTCATTTCAACGGCGTAGCTGAAGCCGCCGTGCGATCCACGAAACACCATTTAAAGAGATTACTCACTCTCACTCACTTCACATATGAAGAAATGGCTACTTGTCTCACCCAAATAGAGGCAATTCTCAATTCCCGACCACTTACTCCCTGCTCTCCTGATCCACTTGATTTTTGTGCCCTAACACCTTCCCACTTTTTAATTGGAAGATCACTCACGTCCGTTCCGCATCCACAGATGACTGACAGCGAAAACATCAGTCGACTCGAGCGATTCCAAAGGGTGGAATACATAAAGCAGCACTTTTGGAAAAGGTTTAACACTGAGTATATTTATCTGCTGCAGCAAAAAACTAAGTGGTCGACGACAACGGGAGACATCAAGGTGGGCAGCCTCGTCCTGGTAAAGGATAAGGCGCTCCCACCTCTCTGCTGGCTACTGGGTCGCGTCGTACAAACGTACCCGGGGTCCGACGGTGTTGCAAGAGTTGCAGAGTTAAAAACT
- the LOC113498834 gene encoding uncharacterized protein LOC113498834 isoform X1 has translation MADILIRRRGSMKAKLTNFSKYLSVLESNDELSDLQVLDLESRLSKFEKLYGEFDTLQTEIELLSDNPDDAHADRFKFEEMYHNLIATARKVITTEQGQRRQEQTSAGSVSGSEVTGGTRNFIRLPKIDLPRFDGSYQCWLEYRDTFLSLIHNNNNIDNISKFHYLRASLKGQAGEIIKNIDFKQENYSIAWKLLCERYDNSRLLINNHVKALFNAEPIVSETSAALRRLVDVTNKNIRALTLLNEPTRDTLIIYLMSSKLDATTSRDWEEHRSTLGNSPTLLQFSTFMNNKADLLETLEENNKFDNIQPPNSVKPKSFIITSQKQETKGIEKDKNKIICPLCSQTHYLYSCVEFKKLTIEDRVQKAKEFKVCLNCLRGGHIEKRCRFTRCKYCKNRHNTLLHLDQPETQVQDPMPSVSSSNVSFSADIQPTSQIHVLLSTAIVRVVNNKGKRCNARILLDSGSTANFITEKLSRSLGLSRVGTSSRVTAKN, from the exons ATGGCTGATATACTCATAAGAAGGCGTGGTTCGATGAAGGCGAAGCTCACTAATTTCAGTAAATATCTCAGTGTTCTCGAAAGTAATGATGAGTTGTCTGACTTGCAAGTGCTTGACCTTGAAAGTCGACTTAGCAAATTTGAAAAACTATATGGTGAATTCGATACATTGCAGACCGAGATTGAGCTGTTATCCGATAATCCAGACGACGCTCATGCTGATCGCTTCAAATTTGAAGAAATGTACCATAACTTGATTGCCACGGCGCGGAAAGtcatcactactgagcaggggcAACGACGGCAGGAGCAGACTTCTGCAGGTTCCGTATCAGGCTCCGAGGTGACAGGTGGGACGAGAAATTTTATACGTTTGCCTAAAATTGACCTTCCCCGTTTTGATGGCAGCTATCAGTGTTGGTTAGAATATAGGGACACTTTTCTCTCATTAAtacacaacaacaacaacattgACAATATTAGTAAATTTCATTACCTGCGCGCTTCATTAAAGGGACAAGCcggtgaaataataaaaaatatagacttCAAACAGGAAAATTATAGTATAGCATGGAAATTATTATGTGAGCGGTATGACAACAGTcggttattaataaataatcatgtcAAGGCACTATTTAATGCAGAGCCTATTGTCAGTGAGACCAGTGCTGCCTTACGCCGCCTGGTTGATGTCACAAATAAGAACATTCGAGCATTGACTTTATTGAATGAGCCGACTAGGGACACCCTAATTATCTATCTTATGTCATCAAAATTAGATGCTACTACCAGCAGGGACTGGGAAGAACACCGCAGCACTTTAGGCAATTCACCAACATTGCTTCAATTTTCcacatttatgaataataagGCTGATTTACTTGAAACtctagaagaaaataataaatttgataacaTACAACCACCTAACAGTGTTAAAcctaaaagttttataataacctCACAGAAGCAAGAAACCAAAGGTAttgaaaaagacaaaaacaaaattatttgccCGCTGTGTTCTCAAACTCATTATCTTTATTCATGTGTAGAATTTAAGAAGTTAACAATTGAAGATCGAGTACAGAAAGCAAAAGAGTTTAAAGTATGTTTGAATTGCTTACGGGGTGGCCATATAGAAAAGCGTTGTAGATTCACACGTTGTAAATACTGTAAAAACCGTCATAATACCTTGTTACATTTAGATCAACCTGAGACTCAAGTTCAGGATCCCATGCCTAGTGTCTCCTCTAGCAATGTGTCATTCTCAGCAGATATACAGCCTACTTCTCAGATACATGTTTTACTTTCCACAGCTATAGTGAGAGTGGTGAACAATAAAGGAAAAAGGTGCAATGCTAGAATTCTTCTAGACAGTGGGAGTACAGCCAACTTCATCACTGAGAAGTTGAGCAGGAGCCTTGGATTGTCTCGAGTTGGTACTTCCTCCAGGGTAACAG CAAAAAACTAA